In Nocardia yunnanensis, one DNA window encodes the following:
- a CDS encoding GntR family transcriptional regulator produces MSQDVPADSKAEVIAEAVRDAIRQGRLERGVLYSSRELGEMFGASRTPVREALLKLADLGLVRIERNRGARVVGQDGRGIVELCSMRVLLEPPACRSAAAVMTARDDEAMLTEYRIMERLADGGAEYFAADERLHELILAASGNLRLAKTVRELRQTLTLDGRHSVPRYQPVETALRDHWDIIEALRQRDGAGAERAMRKHLVRSGDLLVAHSSDNDRGLVAEWRRWVSVSVPEGEQITY; encoded by the coding sequence GTGTCGCAGGATGTGCCGGCCGACAGCAAAGCCGAGGTGATCGCCGAGGCGGTTCGCGACGCCATCCGGCAGGGCCGGCTCGAGCGCGGCGTGCTCTACTCCTCGCGCGAACTGGGCGAGATGTTCGGCGCGTCAAGGACTCCCGTGCGCGAGGCGCTGTTGAAGCTGGCCGATCTGGGCCTGGTGCGCATCGAACGCAATCGCGGCGCGCGGGTGGTGGGGCAGGACGGGCGCGGCATCGTGGAGCTGTGCAGCATGCGAGTGCTGTTGGAGCCGCCCGCGTGTCGCAGTGCGGCCGCGGTGATGACCGCGCGCGACGACGAGGCCATGCTCACCGAGTACCGGATCATGGAGCGGCTGGCCGACGGCGGCGCGGAGTACTTCGCCGCCGATGAGCGGCTGCACGAACTGATTCTGGCCGCGAGCGGAAATCTGCGGCTGGCCAAGACCGTTCGCGAACTACGCCAGACGCTGACCCTGGACGGACGCCACAGTGTGCCGCGCTACCAGCCGGTCGAGACCGCCCTGCGCGACCACTGGGACATCATCGAGGCGCTGCGTCAGCGCGACGGCGCGGGCGCGGAACGCGCCATGCGCAAGCATCTGGTGCGCTCGGGGGATCTGCTCGTCGCGCACAGCAGCGACAACGACCGCGGCCTGGTGGCCGAATGGCGGCGCTGGGTATCGGTCTCGGTGCCCGAGGGCGAGCAGATCACCTACTGA
- a CDS encoding thiamine pyrophosphate-binding protein, producing MDPTSYAASVARGIWAAQVDLVGYVPSVSVAPVISALVNTSGGTAGRSRTVFPLSREEEAAGVLGALPLAGKFGAIVMQDNGFGNALTALTTFNAAYHLPLLIVANTRGGLGEYNSMIHAFSQYAPALLRDLGLQVFEIDRRSGASDWEAVVTEAGVHARMTFRPAVVLAHFWNTDGKAA from the coding sequence GTGGACCCCACTTCGTATGCGGCGTCGGTCGCGCGGGGGATCTGGGCGGCGCAGGTCGATCTGGTCGGATACGTTCCCTCGGTCAGCGTCGCGCCCGTCATCTCCGCGCTAGTGAACACCAGCGGCGGCACCGCCGGCCGCTCCCGCACCGTCTTCCCGCTCTCCCGGGAGGAGGAGGCGGCGGGCGTGCTGGGCGCGCTGCCGCTGGCCGGGAAGTTCGGCGCGATCGTCATGCAGGACAACGGTTTCGGCAATGCGCTGACCGCCCTCACCACCTTCAACGCCGCCTATCATCTACCGCTGCTGATCGTGGCCAACACCCGCGGCGGGCTGGGCGAGTACAACTCGATGATCCACGCCTTCAGTCAGTACGCGCCCGCCCTGCTGCGCGATTTGGGGTTGCAGGTCTTCGAAATCGACAGGCGCAGTGGCGCTTCGGACTGGGAGGCGGTCGTCACCGAGGCGGGCGTGCACGCGCGCATGACCTTCCGGCCCGCGGTCGTGTTGGCCCACTTCTGGAACACCGATGGAAAGGCGGCCTGA
- a CDS encoding thiamine pyrophosphate-dependent enzyme codes for MDALRVLADHTAELPLVVTCAASSRELAAVADRPNHLYLLDAMGLAGSVATGIALALDDTPVPKVIAIEGDGSLLMNPNVLITGGFLRPDKLVMVLLDNAVYGATGNLPTYAEAIDLGRLAEAGGWTVCRADTPAELATEFTRALALSGPVLVHVRLEAGNAADIPKLLEDPVVLGRRFQDWLRTRIDAPLEVAL; via the coding sequence ATGGATGCCCTCCGGGTCCTGGCCGACCACACCGCCGAGCTGCCGCTGGTGGTGACGTGTGCGGCCTCGAGCCGGGAACTGGCGGCGGTCGCCGACCGCCCCAACCACCTCTATCTGCTGGACGCCATGGGCCTGGCGGGGTCGGTGGCGACCGGGATCGCCCTGGCCCTCGACGACACCCCGGTGCCGAAGGTGATCGCGATCGAAGGCGACGGGTCACTGCTGATGAACCCGAATGTGCTTATCACGGGCGGGTTTCTGCGCCCGGACAAGCTGGTCATGGTGCTGCTGGACAATGCCGTCTACGGCGCGACCGGCAACCTGCCGACCTACGCCGAGGCCATCGACCTCGGCCGGCTCGCCGAAGCCGGCGGATGGACGGTGTGCCGCGCCGATACACCCGCTGAGCTCGCCACCGAATTCACCCGCGCGCTCGCGCTGAGCGGCCCGGTGCTGGTGCACGTCCGCCTCGAGGCCGGCAATGCGGCGGACATCCCGAAACTGCTGGAGGACCCGGTCGTGCTCGGCCGCCGCTTCCAGGACTGGCTGCGCACCCGCATCGACGCACCGCTGGAGGTGGCGCTGTGA
- a CDS encoding aldehyde dehydrogenase family protein — MIGTVDPTTGRTLDTYRFTSDRELELRLRRADAAVNLNAERPISQRVREFRVLAELLRSRREDLALLITVEMGKPITQAWAEIDKCVATCEFYADTMAELLAPQRVDVAPDTAEVRLRPLGVLLAIMPWNYPFWQVFRAMLPAIAVGNAVVLKHADNVTGCAKVLQSLFDETFGYGILTHVVLPPHRVAPLIEHPVIAGVAFTGSNRVGALVAAAAGRSVKKSVLELGGSDAFIVLDDADVAAAATAAVHSRFLNTGQSCIAAKRIIVQRGVFAEFVEAMVTELGKLVYGAPTESGTDVGPMARVDLRNELRRQLEASVTAGARILFGGKPDPRPGAWFPPTLVQVRDTDSAAFREETFGPLGAVLQVGSAEAALAAAEDSVYGLSCSVWGRDRDAVDRLARRLHTGSVFVNRISESDPRLPVGGVKASGYGRELSHYGVTEFANVQTVRSAATPRSHP, encoded by the coding sequence GTGATCGGCACCGTCGACCCCACCACCGGCCGCACCCTCGACACCTACCGCTTCACCTCCGACCGCGAGCTCGAATTGCGCCTGCGCCGCGCCGATGCCGCGGTCAACCTCAACGCCGAGCGCCCGATCTCGCAGCGGGTCAGAGAGTTTCGCGTTCTGGCCGAGCTGTTGCGCAGTCGCCGTGAGGATCTCGCGCTGCTGATCACCGTCGAGATGGGCAAGCCGATCACGCAGGCCTGGGCCGAGATCGACAAATGCGTCGCGACGTGCGAGTTCTACGCCGACACCATGGCCGAACTGCTGGCCCCGCAGCGAGTGGACGTCGCCCCCGACACCGCCGAGGTGCGGTTGCGCCCGCTGGGCGTGCTGCTGGCGATCATGCCGTGGAATTACCCGTTCTGGCAGGTGTTCCGGGCGATGCTGCCCGCCATCGCGGTCGGCAACGCGGTGGTGCTCAAGCACGCCGACAATGTGACCGGCTGCGCGAAGGTGTTGCAGTCGCTGTTCGACGAGACCTTCGGCTACGGGATCCTCACCCACGTGGTGCTGCCCCCGCACCGGGTCGCCCCGCTGATCGAGCATCCGGTGATCGCGGGCGTGGCGTTCACCGGCAGCAATCGGGTGGGCGCGCTGGTGGCGGCGGCCGCCGGGCGCTCGGTCAAGAAATCGGTGCTGGAGCTGGGCGGTTCGGACGCGTTCATCGTGCTCGACGACGCCGATGTGGCCGCCGCCGCGACGGCCGCGGTGCATTCGCGGTTCCTCAATACCGGGCAGAGCTGTATCGCCGCCAAGCGGATCATCGTGCAGCGCGGCGTCTTCGCCGAGTTCGTCGAGGCCATGGTGACCGAGCTGGGCAAGCTGGTGTACGGCGCGCCCACCGAGTCCGGCACCGACGTCGGGCCGATGGCGCGCGTCGATCTGCGCAACGAGCTGCGCCGCCAACTGGAGGCGTCGGTGACGGCGGGGGCGCGAATCCTGTTCGGCGGCAAGCCCGATCCGCGTCCGGGCGCCTGGTTCCCGCCGACCCTGGTGCAGGTGCGCGACACCGATTCCGCCGCGTTCCGGGAGGAGACCTTCGGCCCGCTGGGCGCGGTGCTGCAGGTCGGGTCGGCGGAGGCCGCGCTGGCCGCCGCCGAGGATTCGGTGTACGGGCTGAGCTGTTCGGTGTGGGGTCGCGACCGTGACGCCGTCGACCGGCTGGCCCGCCGCCTGCACACCGGTTCGGTGTTCGTGAACCGCATCTCCGAATCCGATCCCCGCCTGCCCGTCGGCGGCGTCAAGGCCAGCGGCTACGGCCGCGAGCTGAGCCATTACGGCGTCACCGAATTCGCCAATGTCCAGACGGTGCGCAGCGCCGCGACCCCCAGGAGCCATCCGTGA
- a CDS encoding mandelate racemase/muconate lactonizing enzyme family protein, with protein sequence MTITRLRTRAVAVPVGKPTRMSNRDLNVRHYLLVEVGAADGHTGVGYTYAGTGAGPLAKLAADELLAPVYLGADENDVTGLWERAFQESLLEGRRGTVLRALSAIDIALWDLRAKRAGLPLVSFLGGATDPLPSYASGGYYRPDEGSWTDAVIREIEFNASQGFSDHKIKVGGLSVAADARRVAAAVEAIGDTGRLSLDANNAYRSVHEARTAIEAFERAAGDRPLWWFEEPLSPEAVAGHAELSRTLRTPVATGEIHQTRWEFRPLIEAGIPVLQCDAGVAGGVTEWLRIAATAATFGLQMAPHWHHNLHVHLCGAIPNALVVEYFALEKGIYNFELLLTPETRLHYADNHVHIPDRPGLGIEFDTDMLDKFDVLS encoded by the coding sequence GTGACCATCACCCGCCTGCGCACCCGCGCCGTCGCCGTCCCGGTCGGCAAGCCGACCCGAATGTCCAACCGGGACTTGAACGTTCGCCACTACCTGCTGGTGGAGGTCGGCGCCGCCGACGGGCACACCGGCGTCGGCTACACCTACGCCGGGACCGGCGCGGGCCCGCTGGCCAAGCTGGCCGCCGACGAGCTGCTCGCGCCGGTGTACCTGGGTGCGGACGAGAACGATGTGACCGGCCTGTGGGAGCGGGCCTTTCAGGAGTCGCTGCTCGAAGGCCGTCGCGGCACCGTCCTGCGCGCCCTGTCGGCCATCGATATCGCGCTGTGGGACCTGCGGGCCAAGCGCGCCGGTCTGCCCTTGGTGAGCTTCCTCGGTGGCGCCACGGACCCGCTGCCGTCGTATGCCTCCGGCGGTTACTACCGGCCCGACGAGGGTTCTTGGACCGACGCGGTGATCCGCGAGATCGAATTCAATGCCTCCCAGGGCTTTTCCGACCACAAGATCAAGGTCGGCGGCCTGTCGGTCGCCGCGGACGCGCGCCGGGTGGCCGCGGCCGTCGAGGCCATCGGCGACACCGGCCGGCTGTCGCTGGACGCCAACAACGCCTACCGTTCCGTCCACGAGGCCCGCACCGCCATCGAGGCTTTCGAACGCGCCGCCGGGGACCGTCCGCTGTGGTGGTTCGAGGAACCGCTTTCACCCGAAGCGGTCGCCGGTCACGCCGAGCTGTCCCGCACCCTGCGCACCCCCGTCGCCACCGGCGAAATCCACCAGACCCGCTGGGAATTCCGCCCGCTCATCGAGGCGGGCATCCCGGTGCTGCAATGCGACGCCGGTGTCGCGGGCGGTGTCACCGAATGGCTGCGCATCGCCGCCACCGCCGCCACCTTCGGCCTCCAGATGGCGCCGCACTGGCATCACAACCTGCACGTCCACCTGTGCGGCGCGATCCCCAACGCCCTGGTGGTCGAGTACTTCGCCCTCGAGAAAGGCATCTACAACTTCGAACTGCTGCTGACGCCCGAGACCCGTCTGCACTACGCCGACAACCACGTCCACATTCCCGACCGCCCCGGCCTGGGCATCGAATTCGACACCGACATGCTCGACAAGTTCGACGTGCTGTCCTGA
- a CDS encoding alpha-mannosidase, protein MHDDRRLIEDRLGRVLGGRIVPAIYPATVPMRASMWTAPDEPVPVAEGLAAPRSPVAPGTRWGPPWGTSWLTVEATVPAEWAGKIVEAIIDLGFDGGMTGFQCEGLVYRADGTPVKGLHPRNRWVRVAAPAHGGEQVLFHVEAAANPVIGFFDPTALGDKTTAGSEPQYRLGRMDLAVFDEDVWQLTQDLEVLGELMHEMPEDPARRYDIVRAIERALDAIDLRDVNATAAAARACLAPVLAAPAIASAHRISAVGHAHIDTAWLWPLRETVRKVARTAANMTALLDAEPEFVYTMSQAAQYEFLKQHRPEVYERVKEAVAAGRFVPAGGMWVESDTNMPGSEAMARQFVHGKRFFMTEFGIDNEEAWLPDTFGFAAGLPQIIKAAGSKWLLTQKISWSQTNTFPHHTFLWEGIDGTRIFTHFPPVDTYNCSMQGREIAHAARNFKEKGRATRSLAPTGWGDGGGGATREMIAKAARMRDLEGSPKVVWERPADFFRAAEAEYEQPPVWAGELYLELHRATLTSQARTKQGNRRSEHLLREAELWAATAAVRTGLDYPYAELDRIWKTVLLHQFHDILPGSSIAWVYREAAQAYATVAAELSSIIERAQWTLGGRESGPHHFNPAPHAWRGIPAGGAGAAAEGRAATVSARSEGGFVLANASVRAEVDARGLVVSLLDLEHDRETLPPGAAANLLQLHPDLPNAWDAWDVDRFYRNRVTDLVEVDLLAAEADSTAATVRLTRSFGSSTVEQTITLRPDTRALEIATAVDWHETEKFLKLAFPLDVHADRYASETQFGHLFRPTHTNTSWEWAKFEACNHRFVHVGEPGWGVAITNDSTYGHDLARTVRPDGGTTVTVRASLLRAPQFPDPATDHGTHRFRHTVVPGATLTDAVREGYRTNLPGFTPGVAQPVSPLFAVDDDAVVTSAVKLADDGSGDVVIRLYESAGARSTALLTADFSVTGWQRCDLLERPVPDDPAATADGDRIRLRLRPFQLITLRFARPAH, encoded by the coding sequence ATGCACGATGATCGCCGGTTGATCGAGGATCGGCTCGGGCGGGTGCTCGGCGGGCGGATCGTGCCCGCCATCTATCCCGCGACGGTGCCGATGCGCGCGTCGATGTGGACGGCGCCGGACGAACCCGTGCCCGTCGCCGAAGGTTTGGCCGCGCCCCGCAGCCCGGTCGCACCGGGGACGCGCTGGGGCCCGCCGTGGGGCACCAGCTGGCTCACCGTCGAGGCCACCGTGCCGGCGGAGTGGGCGGGCAAGATCGTCGAGGCGATCATCGACCTCGGCTTCGACGGCGGCATGACCGGATTCCAGTGCGAGGGTCTGGTGTACCGGGCCGACGGGACGCCGGTGAAGGGCCTGCATCCGCGCAATCGGTGGGTGCGGGTCGCGGCCCCGGCACACGGCGGCGAACAGGTGCTGTTCCACGTCGAGGCCGCGGCCAATCCGGTGATCGGGTTCTTCGACCCGACCGCCCTGGGCGACAAGACGACCGCGGGCAGCGAACCCCAATACCGTTTGGGTCGTATGGATCTCGCGGTGTTCGACGAGGACGTCTGGCAGCTCACCCAGGACCTCGAGGTGCTCGGCGAACTCATGCACGAGATGCCCGAGGATCCCGCGCGCCGCTACGACATCGTGCGCGCCATCGAACGCGCCCTCGACGCGATCGACCTGCGTGACGTGAACGCCACCGCCGCGGCGGCCCGCGCCTGCCTGGCCCCGGTGCTGGCGGCGCCCGCCATCGCGTCCGCGCATCGCATCTCGGCGGTCGGGCACGCCCACATCGACACCGCCTGGCTGTGGCCGCTGCGCGAGACGGTGCGCAAGGTGGCGCGGACCGCCGCCAATATGACCGCGCTGCTGGACGCGGAACCCGAGTTCGTCTACACCATGTCCCAAGCGGCCCAATACGAATTCCTCAAACAGCATCGGCCGGAGGTGTACGAGCGGGTCAAGGAGGCGGTGGCGGCGGGACGCTTCGTCCCGGCCGGCGGCATGTGGGTGGAATCCGATACCAATATGCCCGGCTCGGAGGCGATGGCACGGCAGTTCGTGCACGGCAAGCGGTTCTTCATGACCGAATTCGGCATCGACAACGAGGAGGCGTGGCTGCCCGACACCTTCGGGTTCGCGGCCGGACTGCCGCAGATCATCAAGGCGGCCGGATCGAAATGGCTGCTGACCCAGAAGATCTCGTGGAGCCAGACCAATACGTTCCCGCATCACACCTTCCTGTGGGAGGGCATCGACGGGACGCGCATCTTCACCCACTTCCCACCGGTGGACACCTACAACTGCTCCATGCAGGGACGTGAGATCGCGCACGCGGCAAGGAATTTCAAGGAGAAGGGCCGGGCGACACGCTCGCTCGCGCCCACCGGCTGGGGCGACGGCGGTGGCGGCGCCACCCGCGAGATGATCGCCAAGGCGGCCCGCATGCGCGATTTGGAGGGGTCACCGAAGGTGGTGTGGGAGCGGCCCGCCGACTTCTTCCGGGCCGCCGAGGCCGAATACGAGCAGCCCCCGGTATGGGCGGGCGAACTGTATCTCGAGCTGCACCGCGCGACGCTGACCAGTCAGGCCCGCACCAAACAGGGCAATCGGCGCAGCGAGCATCTGCTGCGCGAGGCCGAGCTGTGGGCGGCCACCGCGGCCGTGCGCACGGGTCTCGACTATCCGTACGCGGAACTGGATCGGATCTGGAAGACGGTGCTGCTGCACCAGTTTCACGACATCCTGCCCGGCTCGTCGATCGCGTGGGTATATCGGGAAGCCGCGCAGGCCTATGCGACGGTGGCGGCGGAGCTGTCCTCGATCATCGAGCGGGCGCAGTGGACGCTGGGCGGGCGCGAATCCGGGCCGCATCACTTCAACCCGGCCCCGCACGCGTGGCGCGGAATTCCCGCCGGCGGGGCCGGTGCGGCGGCCGAGGGCCGGGCGGCCACGGTGAGCGCCCGGAGCGAGGGCGGATTCGTGCTCGCCAACGCCTCGGTGCGCGCCGAGGTGGACGCCCGCGGGCTGGTGGTCTCGCTGCTCGACCTCGAGCACGATCGGGAGACGCTGCCGCCCGGCGCGGCCGCGAACCTGCTGCAACTGCACCCCGATCTGCCGAATGCCTGGGACGCCTGGGATGTCGACCGGTTCTACCGCAACCGGGTCACCGACCTGGTCGAGGTGGATCTGCTTGCCGCGGAGGCCGATTCGACGGCGGCCACGGTGCGGCTGACCCGCTCGTTCGGCTCCTCCACCGTCGAGCAGACGATCACCCTGCGCCCGGACACCCGCGCCCTGGAGATCGCCACCGCGGTGGACTGGCACGAGACCGAGAAGTTCCTCAAACTCGCCTTCCCCCTCGACGTGCACGCCGACCGCTACGCCTCCGAAACCCAGTTCGGGCACCTGTTTCGGCCCACCCACACCAATACCAGCTGGGAATGGGCGAAATTCGAGGCGTGCAACCACCGCTTCGTCCATGTGGGCGAGCCGGGCTGGGGTGTGGCGATCACCAACGATTCGACCTACGGCCACGACCTGGCCCGCACGGTGCGTCCCGACGGCGGCACCACGGTCACCGTGCGCGCGTCACTGCTGCGCGCCCCGCAGTTCCCCGATCCGGCGACCGATCACGGCACCCACCGTTTCCGCCACACCGTCGTACCCGGCGCCACCCTCACCGACGCCGTGCGCGAGGGCTACCGCACCAACCTGCCCGGTTTCACTCCCGGTGTGGCGCAACCCGTTTCGCCGTTGTTCGCGGTCGACGACGACGCCGTCGTCACCAGCGCGGTGAAGCTCGCCGACGACGGTTCCGGCGATGTCGTGATCCGGCTCTACGAGTCGGCGGGCGCCCGCAGCACGGCCCTGCTGACCGCCGACTTCTCGGTGACCGGCTGGCAGCGCTGCGATCTGCTGGAGCGCCCGGTGCCCGACGACCCGGCCGCCACCGCCGACGGCGATCGAATCCGGTTGCGGCTGCGGCCCTTCCAGCTGATCACGCTGCGTTTCGCGCGTCCCGCGCACTAG
- a CDS encoding respiratory nitrate reductase subunit gamma produces MRQCLGNNRGGQVVSAGMMITMWVVLPYLAVVSCVAGHVWRYRYDGFRGYLYGPHLDRAQRLGIAATRAGFPAVFAVRIVEMAASGPHSRPEHHIQILLTAVQAVAVPVTIAGVALILLPPLISADVRYRVTPLDRLTLPLTASALLSATLVTFDGGSTDGRYRTAETLFTWVRSLLALHPDPHAMQYAPAIYQARGMIIVLLVAIWPYTRLAGILTVPALRMLRQLAPSPYRSAPTG; encoded by the coding sequence GTGCGACAGTGTCTCGGCAACAATCGCGGCGGACAAGTGGTGAGTGCGGGCATGATGATCACGATGTGGGTGGTGCTGCCCTATCTCGCCGTCGTCTCCTGTGTGGCGGGACACGTGTGGCGGTACCGGTACGACGGGTTCCGCGGCTACCTGTACGGGCCGCACCTCGACCGAGCGCAGCGGCTCGGGATCGCGGCGACCCGCGCCGGATTCCCGGCGGTGTTCGCGGTGCGCATCGTGGAAATGGCCGCCTCCGGGCCGCATTCACGGCCCGAGCATCACATCCAGATCCTGTTGACCGCGGTGCAGGCGGTGGCCGTGCCGGTCACCATCGCCGGGGTGGCGCTGATCCTGCTGCCGCCCTTGATCTCCGCCGACGTCCGCTACCGGGTGACGCCGCTGGATCGGCTCACGCTGCCGCTGACGGCCTCGGCACTGCTGTCGGCCACCCTGGTCACCTTCGACGGCGGCTCGACCGACGGCCGATACCGAACCGCCGAAACACTTTTCACCTGGGTGCGCTCCCTGCTGGCGCTGCACCCCGACCCGCACGCCATGCAATACGCGCCGGCCATCTACCAGGCACGCGGGATGATCATCGTGCTGCTCGTCGCCATCTGGCCCTACACCCGGCTGGCGGGCATCCTGACCGTTCCGGCGCTGCGCATGCTGCGCCAACTCGCGCCGAGTCCCTACCGTTCGGCCCCCACCGGCTGA
- a CDS encoding pyridoxamine 5'-phosphate oxidase family protein, with product MTLEQNWDRIREVVARAGHCALASVDADGGPHVTPIGTVFLRDDATGFYFDEYTEALARNLDADPRVCLMAVDTRPTLWGRMLLTGRFPTAPGVRLYGTVGATRPATAEELRRVRERVRIPVRLKGGRMLWSNFGHVRDISFTDYRPVGYPHMPSPLQR from the coding sequence GTGACCCTCGAACAGAACTGGGACCGCATACGCGAGGTGGTCGCCCGGGCCGGGCATTGCGCGCTCGCCTCGGTGGATGCCGACGGCGGGCCGCACGTCACCCCGATCGGCACCGTGTTCCTGCGTGACGACGCGACCGGCTTCTACTTCGACGAGTACACCGAGGCGCTCGCACGCAACCTCGACGCCGACCCGCGAGTGTGCTTGATGGCGGTGGACACTCGTCCCACGCTGTGGGGGCGCATGCTGCTGACCGGCCGGTTCCCCACCGCGCCCGGGGTCCGGCTCTACGGCACGGTCGGAGCGACACGTCCGGCCACCGCCGAGGAGCTGCGCCGGGTGCGCGAGCGGGTGCGAATTCCGGTGCGGCTCAAGGGTGGTCGGATGCTGTGGTCGAATTTCGGCCACGTCCGTGACATCAGCTTCACCGACTACCGACCGGTTGGCTATCCGCATATGCCGTCACCGCTCCAGCGTTAG
- a CDS encoding GMC family oxidoreductase, giving the protein MASDATRRAVLGSVCDTFAPGDGDALPTASELGVVDTVTELLARNPRAAERKQFDLLMNVWDSRLFGLVNGAGWRKFSRLTDQQREQWLLGMANSRIEKKRALFQALEGAAVTSYYLTPGAVSPNPVWERIGIPAASGPVAGAARGLRPERPDTDTGVVCDVVVVGSGAGGGTAAAVLARAGLDVVVLERGEYYDDPDFGIGEKEGLLRLYAPGPAATAEGQLGLVAGSALGGGTVVNWTTSFRTPDDVRAEWAALGARQFAEQEYTDALDAVVARLGVTLDRSPASRRDEILERGLRKLDWHCEPLPRNVGPACDAGIECGRCGFGCRVGAKQSVVKTWLADAVDAGARLFVGTDVRRIVIAQGKATGVEAVTANGVTVSVRARAVVVAAGAVQTPALLRRSGLGNRALGDYLRLHPATAVFGVFDEEIRPWEGGLQTRYSKQDRDLDGNGYGVIYETGPMTPGMSVGFQAWTGAAAHREQMLKLANTVAVGVITRDRDHGRVETDRAGEAVVHYRLSARDAAHMHTGIVNAASILEAADAQRIFSGHQAGVDYEPGVRGSHAEFARQAQAAGYAPGRCAMGALHIMGTARMGDSAAHSATDPDGATWDVPNIVVADGSCFPTSSGVNPMVSIEAIAYMNARRLAASLT; this is encoded by the coding sequence ATGGCTTCAGACGCGACGCGGCGTGCGGTATTGGGATCGGTGTGCGACACCTTCGCGCCGGGGGACGGGGACGCGTTGCCGACGGCGTCCGAGTTGGGGGTGGTCGATACCGTGACCGAACTGCTGGCGCGCAATCCGCGCGCGGCGGAGCGCAAACAGTTCGATCTGCTCATGAACGTGTGGGATTCGCGGCTGTTCGGATTGGTCAACGGCGCCGGGTGGCGCAAGTTCTCGCGGCTCACCGATCAGCAGCGCGAGCAGTGGCTGCTGGGAATGGCCAACTCTCGAATCGAGAAGAAGCGGGCGCTGTTTCAGGCGCTCGAGGGGGCGGCGGTCACCTCCTACTACTTGACCCCGGGCGCGGTGTCGCCGAATCCGGTGTGGGAGCGGATCGGGATTCCGGCGGCGTCCGGGCCGGTCGCGGGCGCGGCGCGCGGGTTGCGTCCCGAGCGGCCGGACACCGACACCGGCGTGGTGTGCGATGTGGTGGTCGTCGGGTCGGGCGCCGGCGGTGGGACGGCCGCCGCGGTGCTGGCGCGCGCCGGGCTGGACGTCGTGGTGCTGGAACGCGGTGAGTACTACGACGATCCGGATTTCGGGATCGGCGAGAAGGAGGGCTTGCTGCGGCTGTACGCCCCCGGTCCCGCCGCGACCGCGGAGGGCCAGCTGGGTCTGGTGGCCGGTTCGGCGCTGGGCGGCGGCACCGTGGTCAACTGGACCACCTCCTTCCGCACTCCCGACGATGTGCGCGCGGAGTGGGCCGCGCTGGGCGCCCGGCAGTTCGCCGAACAGGAGTACACCGACGCGCTCGACGCCGTGGTGGCCCGGCTCGGGGTCACCCTCGACCGTTCCCCGGCCTCGCGCCGCGACGAGATCCTGGAACGCGGTCTGCGCAAACTGGATTGGCACTGCGAACCGCTGCCGCGCAATGTGGGCCCCGCCTGCGACGCCGGAATCGAGTGCGGCCGTTGCGGTTTCGGCTGCCGCGTGGGCGCCAAGCAGTCGGTGGTCAAGACCTGGCTGGCCGATGCCGTCGACGCGGGTGCACGGCTGTTCGTCGGCACCGACGTCCGGCGCATCGTGATCGCCCAGGGCAAGGCGACGGGTGTGGAGGCGGTGACCGCGAACGGGGTGACGGTGTCGGTGCGCGCCCGCGCGGTGGTGGTGGCGGCCGGCGCGGTGCAGACGCCCGCCCTGCTGCGCCGCTCCGGACTGGGCAACCGCGCTCTCGGCGACTATCTCCGATTGCACCCGGCCACCGCGGTTTTCGGCGTGTTCGACGAGGAGATCCGCCCCTGGGAGGGCGGCCTGCAGACTCGCTATTCCAAACAGGACCGGGATCTGGACGGCAACGGCTACGGCGTCATCTACGAGACCGGGCCCATGACCCCGGGTATGTCGGTGGGCTTCCAAGCCTGGACCGGTGCGGCCGCCCATCGCGAGCAGATGCTGAAGTTAGCGAATACCGTTGCGGTGGGGGTAATCACGCGCGACCGCGACCACGGCCGGGTCGAGACCGATCGCGCGGGTGAAGCGGTCGTCCATTACCGGCTCTCCGCTCGCGACGCCGCCCATATGCACACCGGAATCGTCAATGCCGCAAGCATTCTGGAGGCCGCCGACGCACAGCGGATCTTCTCGGGCCATCAGGCCGGTGTCGATTACGAGCCGGGCGTGCGCGGCTCGCACGCGGAGTTCGCGCGGCAGGCCCAGGCCGCCGGATACGCGCCCGGCCGCTGCGCGATGGGTGCCCTGCACATCATGGGCACGGCCCGCATGGGCGACTCGGCCGCGCACTCGGCCACCGATCCCGACGGCGCCACCTGGGACGTGCCCAATATCGTGGTGGCCGACGGCTCCTGCTTCCCGACATCGTCGGGCGTCAACCCGATGGTCAGCATCGAGGCCATCGCCTACATGAACGCCCGCCGCCTCGCGGCCTCCTTGACCTGA